CGTGCATGGTTTGATCGTTCCGCTGTATATCGTCGTTTTCGTCGGGAACTCCATCAACCGGCTGCTTCTGCGCAATCCGGAGGGAGCGAGCGATGCTCTGTATTTGACGGGAGCGGTCATCGACGTTGCGGCTATGGCCGTCTACCTGGCGATGACGCTTGCCATCGATCGCGGGCTTCGTCTGCATTACGCCGAGGCGAACGATCAGGAGTCCTCCGAACGGTCCGAACCCTTCGAGCCCTACGCAGCCTTCATAGAGCCGTCGTCCGCGGCATCTGTTCCGTCCGATCCGCGCTGATCAGGAACGCTTGGTAAGCATGCGTCGCATCGGAGGGCATCCGGTTCCTCGGCGCGGCGCTTTCAAATTCGGTATTGACAAGTCGGCGGAGCCGGTTGTATCTTTGGAAAAGAATAGCATAACGGAAACCACTAGGGGAGCCGCCGAGCGGCTGAGACAAGGAACATTCCTTGGACCCTTCGAACCTGATCTGGATCATACCAGCGTAGGAAAGTGGAGCAAGGTCCATTCGCATTGCATGTTTTGTACCGATGCCGATGAAGCCGCTCCATGGGGAGCGGCTTTTTTATGTTCTCGAGCGAGCCGGCCCCTTGGTGGATATTCCGAAACTTTTCCGAGGAGGAATGGATCATGAAATTTTCTGAACAGCTGCGGCAGGAAGCGGACCCGATTTTTCAGGCGATTTACGCTCACCCGTTTTTGCGAGGCATCGCCAACGGGCAGCTCGGCAAGGAGCAATTGGTGCATTACGTGAAGCAGGACTTCGAATATTTGAACGTGTATATGCAAATTTACGGACTGGGCATCTCCAAGTGCCGAGACCGTCGTGACATCGCTATGTTCCATGAGAAAATCGGATTTATTCTGAACAGCGAAATTCACCCGCACAACAATTTGTGCCGCGTCGCGGGCGTCGACTACGAGGATCTGCAAGGGTACCGGCTCGCGCCGACGGCGCTGCATTACACGCGCCATATGCTGACCGTGGCCCACCAAGGGACGCTCGGGGAAATTTACGCGGTGCTGCTCCCTTGCCCGTGGACGTACATCGACGCGGCGCAGCATATCGTCGACACCGTGCGCCCGGGACCGGAGCATCCGTTCTACGAGTGGATTTCGTTCTATGCGAACGACGAGATCCGCAGCGGCATGAACGAGCTCATTACGCGGCTTGACGCGTGGGCGGAGCAGGCGAACGAAGAGGAACGCGCGCGCATGCGGGAGCATTTCCTGCTGAGCTGCCAGCTGGAGTATATGTTCTTCGACATGGCGTACAAGGTCGAAGAGTGGCCTGTGGCGACGAACGACGCGTTCGTCCGTGCGTAGGGAGGAGGCGGCGCCGATGCGGGATTTTCGGCTTTACGCCATCACCGGCGAGGAGTTCCATCCGGGGCGGGACTTGTTGACCGTCATGGAGGAAGCCATACGCGGCGGCGCGGACATCGTGCAGCTGCGCGACAAGACGGGGAGCAAGCGGGACGTGCTGCGGAAAGCGCAGGCGCTGCGCGAGCTGACGCGGCGGTACGGGGCGACGTTCATCGTGAACGATCATATCGACGTGGCGCTCGCAGTCGACGCCGACGGCATTCAT
The nucleotide sequence above comes from Paenibacillus sp.. Encoded proteins:
- the tenA gene encoding thiaminase II; translation: MKFSEQLRQEADPIFQAIYAHPFLRGIANGQLGKEQLVHYVKQDFEYLNVYMQIYGLGISKCRDRRDIAMFHEKIGFILNSEIHPHNNLCRVAGVDYEDLQGYRLAPTALHYTRHMLTVAHQGTLGEIYAVLLPCPWTYIDAAQHIVDTVRPGPEHPFYEWISFYANDEIRSGMNELITRLDAWAEQANEEERARMREHFLLSCQLEYMFFDMAYKVEEWPVATNDAFVRA